A single region of the Plantactinospora soyae genome encodes:
- a CDS encoding response regulator transcription factor codes for MRIRVLICDDQTFVRAGARAILEPEADMVIVGEAKDAQEALVLARRTLPDIALLGIQPKMPQMSSAIQDLGSFVKVILLTGLDEASLVLGAIRVGARGEVRKDSPPEDVLRVVRTVAAGDAVLTPATTRAVLDWATKGPPAVAEVPPEVRRLSKRESRVLDLLAQGWSNAEIAGILCVSAATVRSHVHHLLTKLGLRDRVQAVVFAYQHGLVRRHECMFRSSGCGCTPIADGGQ; via the coding sequence GTGAGGATCCGTGTGCTCATTTGCGATGATCAGACCTTCGTTCGAGCGGGTGCACGGGCGATCCTTGAGCCAGAGGCCGACATGGTGATCGTCGGCGAAGCGAAGGACGCCCAGGAGGCGCTCGTCCTGGCTCGCCGTACCTTGCCCGACATCGCGCTGCTGGGGATCCAACCGAAGATGCCCCAGATGTCCTCGGCGATCCAGGACCTTGGTTCCTTTGTCAAAGTCATCCTCCTGACCGGACTCGACGAGGCGAGCCTCGTGCTGGGGGCCATCCGGGTCGGGGCACGCGGCGAGGTGCGCAAGGACAGCCCTCCTGAGGACGTACTTCGGGTGGTGCGGACCGTGGCGGCCGGTGATGCGGTCCTCACGCCGGCCACCACCCGGGCCGTCCTGGACTGGGCGACGAAGGGCCCGCCGGCGGTCGCCGAGGTTCCCCCGGAGGTCCGTCGGCTGAGCAAGCGGGAGAGCCGTGTGCTGGACCTGCTCGCCCAGGGCTGGTCGAACGCGGAGATCGCCGGCATTCTCTGCGTCTCTGCGGCTACGGTGCGTTCACACGTGCACCATCTGCTGACCAAGCTCGGATTGCGGGACCGGGTCCAGGCCGTCGTCTTCGCCTATCAGCATGGTCTCGTCCGGCGCCACGAATGCATGTTCCGCTCCTCGGGCTGTGGGTGTACCCCGATCGCTGATGGCGGCCAGTGA
- a CDS encoding HAD family hydrolase: MTIKALIFDFDGLLMDTETALLESWRWEWRRHGLELDPVGFFADHGGDANEPRYAALAAAVGPAYDRESSHALRMAQRAKLNAALEPAPGIVGWLDRATELGLRLAVASSSPITHVGAMLDQAGLRARFEVLATGEEVTAHKPDPAVYLLALERLGLPAAEAVAFEDTAHGVAAAHAAGLRCVAVPNPHADNVRFTAADLLLPNAADLSLDAVLAGLARRAGRLR; encoded by the coding sequence GTGACGATCAAGGCGCTCATCTTCGACTTTGACGGCCTGCTGATGGACACGGAGACCGCGCTGCTGGAGAGCTGGCGCTGGGAGTGGCGGCGGCACGGCCTGGAACTCGATCCGGTCGGCTTCTTCGCCGACCACGGCGGCGACGCGAACGAGCCGCGTTACGCCGCGCTCGCCGCAGCGGTCGGACCGGCATACGACCGCGAGTCCAGCCACGCGCTGCGGATGGCGCAGCGGGCGAAGCTGAATGCGGCGTTGGAGCCGGCGCCCGGCATCGTCGGCTGGCTGGACCGGGCCACGGAGTTGGGGCTGCGGCTCGCGGTGGCGAGCAGTTCCCCGATCACCCACGTGGGCGCGATGCTGGATCAGGCCGGGCTGCGGGCGCGGTTCGAGGTGTTGGCGACCGGCGAGGAGGTGACCGCGCACAAGCCGGATCCGGCCGTCTACCTGCTGGCGCTGGAGCGGCTCGGGCTGCCGGCGGCGGAGGCGGTCGCGTTCGAGGACACGGCGCACGGCGTGGCAGCGGCACACGCGGCCGGGCTGCGCTGCGTGGCGGTGCCCAACCCACATGCGGACAACGTCCGATTCACGGCTGCGGACCTGCTGCTGCCCAACGCCGCGGACCTGTCCCTGGACGCGGTCCTGGCCGGACTTGCCCGGCGCGCGGGCCGTCTCCGCTGA
- a CDS encoding chitinase, with product MLLAAVAAVLATSGAVAVALPAYAAGPTATFVKTADWGAGWEGKYTVSNGGTTTLTSWSVAFDLPAGSAVGTYWDALLTSSGRRYTFTNRSWNGTVAPGASVSFGFVVTGAGTPANCTLNGASCGGTGTPPTTAPPTSTPPSTPPPTTTPPPTTTPPPTTPPTGGLPKRALIGYLHASFANGSGYVRMADVPAEWDIINLAFGEPTSVTSGDIRFQLCPAGECPGVETEAAFIAAIRAKQQQGKKVLISIGGQNGQVQLTTSAARDRFVSSVSAIIDRYGLDGLDIDFEGHSLSLNTGDTDFRNPTTPVIVNLISAVRALKQRYGAGFVLTMAPETFFVQLGYQYYGSGPWGGQDPRAGSYLPVIHALRNDITVLHVQDYNSGPIMGLDNQYHTMGGADFHIAMTDMLLAGFPVAGNTANAFPPLREDQVAFGTPAATSAGNGYVAPAGVQQAVTCLVRGTSCGGYTPRSGTNPNLRGLMTWSINWDRYYGWEFKNAHEPFLNSLP from the coding sequence CTGCTGCTCGCCGCCGTCGCCGCGGTGCTGGCGACCAGCGGCGCCGTCGCCGTCGCGCTGCCCGCGTACGCCGCCGGGCCCACCGCCACGTTCGTCAAGACCGCCGACTGGGGAGCCGGCTGGGAGGGGAAGTACACCGTCAGCAACGGCGGCACCACCACCCTGACCTCATGGTCCGTCGCGTTCGACCTGCCGGCGGGCAGCGCCGTCGGCACCTATTGGGACGCCCTGCTGACCTCCTCCGGCCGGCGGTACACCTTCACCAACCGATCCTGGAACGGCACCGTCGCTCCGGGCGCGTCCGTCTCGTTCGGCTTCGTCGTGACCGGCGCCGGCACGCCGGCCAACTGCACCCTCAACGGGGCCTCCTGCGGCGGGACCGGCACGCCGCCCACCACCGCGCCACCCACGAGCACCCCGCCCAGCACGCCACCACCGACGACCACGCCGCCACCGACGACCACGCCGCCGCCCACCACCCCACCCACCGGCGGGCTACCGAAACGCGCGCTGATCGGGTACCTGCACGCGAGCTTCGCCAACGGCTCCGGATACGTGCGGATGGCGGACGTACCCGCCGAGTGGGACATCATCAACCTGGCCTTCGGCGAACCGACCTCCGTGACCTCCGGTGACATCCGCTTCCAACTCTGCCCGGCCGGCGAATGCCCCGGCGTGGAGACCGAGGCCGCGTTCATCGCCGCGATCCGGGCCAAGCAGCAGCAGGGTAAGAAGGTGCTCATCTCGATCGGCGGGCAGAACGGCCAGGTGCAGTTGACGACCTCGGCGGCCCGGGACCGGTTCGTCAGTTCGGTCAGCGCCATCATCGACCGGTACGGGCTCGACGGGCTGGACATCGACTTCGAGGGCCACTCCCTGTCGCTGAACACCGGGGACACCGACTTCCGGAACCCGACCACCCCGGTGATCGTGAACCTGATCTCGGCTGTCCGGGCCCTCAAGCAGCGCTACGGCGCCGGCTTCGTGCTCACCATGGCACCGGAGACCTTCTTCGTGCAGCTCGGCTACCAGTACTACGGGTCCGGCCCCTGGGGCGGGCAGGACCCGCGCGCCGGGTCGTACCTGCCGGTGATCCACGCGCTGCGCAACGACATCACGGTGCTGCACGTGCAGGACTACAACTCCGGACCGATCATGGGCCTGGACAACCAGTACCACACCATGGGCGGCGCGGATTTCCACATCGCCATGACCGACATGCTGCTGGCCGGCTTCCCCGTCGCTGGGAACACCGCCAACGCCTTCCCACCGCTGCGCGAGGACCAGGTCGCGTTCGGTACGCCGGCCGCCACCAGCGCCGGCAACGGGTACGTGGCCCCGGCCGGCGTACAACAGGCGGTGACCTGCCTGGTACGCGGCACCTCCTGCGGCGGCTACACCCCACGCAGCGGCACCAACCCGAACCTCCGTGGCCTGATGACCTGGTCGATCAACTGGGACCGCTACTACGGCTGGGAGTTCAAGAACGCCCACGAGCCGTTCCTCAACTCCCTTCCCTGA
- a CDS encoding catalase yields the protein MDASKPARKVKDVVETAAETLTDGPATELPGAPGSAPPPVPEPTVPQEPLPPKRDQGAPDTRTPTGAPTGAPAASMGQQGAYLTTSQGARLRDTDHSLKAGRRGPVLLQDHHLREKITHFDHERIPERVVHARGAGAHGEFISYGTAEAITSAGFLKKGRKTDVFVRFSTVLGSRGSADTVRDTRGFATKFYTDEGTFDLVGNNMPVFFIQDAIKFPDIIHAGKPHPDREIPQAQSAHDTFWDFVSLHTEAQHHTMWNMSDRGIPRSFRMMEGFGVHTFRLVNDAGETVLVKFHWKPKLGVHSLTWEEAQLLGGMDPDFHRRDLYDAIEAGAFPEWELGIQIFPDTPEETFAGIDLLDPTKIVPEELAPVQRVGRLTLNRTPTNFFAETEQVAFHVGHLPPGIDVTNDPLLQGRLFSYVDTQLTRLGGPNFSQIPVNRPHAPVNDMLRDGFHQQAVHAGVAPYRPNSLDGGNPFRAGDDENAFLDVPVRVAEAPKVRANPVSFADHFSQVRLFWLSMSPVEREHIIRSYAFELGKCYHQAIKERQLQCLANIDPVLCTQVANGLGLPAPEPTTPLSDVTPSAALSQLGQRWPTDGRTVGIVIDPDGDLDGVSELREAVFAAGMVPLLIGPHGGTVAGMPVQRTFATARSVEFDAVLVAGAPAPAPDALPARDGRAASADSLSVDPRVLLLIEECWRHAKAIGGWGVGGNVLRRADVTGTPGVVTGDSGAEVFGDLQQLMAGHRSWERFPTSRV from the coding sequence ATGGATGCCAGCAAGCCCGCCAGGAAAGTCAAGGACGTCGTGGAGACGGCCGCGGAGACTCTGACCGACGGCCCGGCGACGGAACTGCCCGGCGCGCCGGGGAGTGCCCCGCCGCCGGTGCCGGAGCCGACGGTTCCGCAGGAGCCGCTGCCGCCGAAGCGGGACCAGGGGGCTCCCGACACCCGCACACCCACCGGCGCCCCGACCGGCGCGCCCGCCGCCAGCATGGGCCAGCAGGGCGCCTACCTGACGACGTCGCAGGGCGCGCGGCTGCGGGACACCGACCACTCGCTCAAGGCGGGGCGCCGTGGTCCGGTCCTGCTCCAGGACCACCACCTGCGCGAGAAGATCACCCACTTCGATCACGAACGCATCCCCGAGCGGGTGGTGCACGCCCGTGGTGCCGGAGCCCACGGCGAGTTCATCAGCTACGGCACCGCCGAAGCGATCACGAGCGCCGGCTTCCTGAAAAAGGGCAGGAAGACGGACGTCTTCGTCCGGTTCTCCACGGTGCTCGGCTCGCGGGGATCGGCGGACACCGTCCGCGACACCCGTGGCTTCGCGACGAAGTTCTATACCGACGAGGGCACGTTCGACCTCGTCGGCAACAACATGCCGGTCTTCTTCATCCAGGACGCGATCAAGTTCCCCGACATCATCCACGCCGGGAAGCCGCACCCCGACCGCGAGATTCCGCAGGCGCAGAGCGCGCACGACACCTTCTGGGATTTCGTCTCCCTGCACACCGAGGCGCAGCACCACACCATGTGGAACATGTCCGACCGGGGCATCCCGCGCTCGTTCCGGATGATGGAGGGCTTCGGTGTACACACCTTCCGGCTGGTCAACGACGCCGGGGAGACCGTGTTGGTCAAGTTCCACTGGAAGCCCAAACTGGGCGTGCATTCGCTGACCTGGGAGGAGGCTCAGCTACTGGGTGGGATGGACCCGGACTTCCACCGCCGGGACCTGTACGACGCGATCGAGGCCGGTGCGTTTCCCGAATGGGAGCTCGGCATCCAGATCTTTCCGGACACCCCCGAGGAGACCTTCGCCGGCATCGATCTGCTCGACCCGACGAAGATCGTGCCGGAGGAACTCGCCCCGGTACAGCGGGTGGGAAGGCTGACCCTCAACCGGACGCCGACCAACTTCTTCGCCGAGACCGAGCAGGTCGCGTTCCACGTCGGGCACCTGCCGCCGGGAATCGACGTCACGAACGATCCGCTGTTGCAGGGCCGGCTCTTCTCGTACGTCGACACGCAACTCACCCGGCTCGGCGGGCCGAACTTCTCGCAGATCCCGGTCAACCGCCCGCATGCCCCGGTCAACGACATGCTCCGCGACGGCTTCCACCAGCAGGCCGTGCACGCGGGCGTCGCGCCGTACCGGCCGAACTCGCTCGACGGCGGCAACCCCTTCCGGGCCGGCGACGACGAAAACGCCTTTCTCGACGTGCCGGTACGGGTCGCCGAGGCGCCCAAGGTACGGGCGAACCCGGTCTCGTTCGCCGATCACTTCAGCCAGGTCCGGCTCTTCTGGCTGAGCATGTCCCCGGTGGAGCGGGAACACATCATCCGTTCCTATGCCTTCGAACTCGGCAAGTGCTACCACCAGGCGATCAAGGAACGACAACTCCAGTGCCTGGCCAACATCGACCCGGTGCTGTGCACGCAGGTCGCCAACGGCCTGGGGCTGCCCGCACCGGAGCCGACGACTCCGCTGTCCGACGTCACTCCCAGCGCCGCGCTGTCGCAACTCGGCCAGAGGTGGCCGACCGACGGCCGGACCGTCGGCATCGTCATCGACCCCGACGGCGACCTCGACGGCGTCAGCGAGCTCCGCGAAGCGGTGTTCGCCGCCGGCATGGTGCCGCTGCTGATCGGCCCGCACGGCGGGACGGTCGCCGGCATGCCGGTGCAGCGGACCTTCGCCACCGCGCGGTCGGTCGAGTTCGACGCCGTCCTGGTGGCCGGAGCGCCGGCACCGGCACCGGACGCCCTGCCGGCCCGCGACGGCAGGGCGGCCTCGGCCGATTCGCTGAGCGTGGATCCGCGCGTCCTGCTCCTGATCGAGGAGTGCTGGCGGCACGCGAAGGCGATCGGCGGGTGGGGCGTCGGCGGCAACGTGCTCCGGCGGGCGGACGTGACCGGTACGCCCGGGGTCGTCACCGGCGACTCCGGAGCCGAGGTCTTCGGCGACCTGCAGCAGCTGATGGCCGGACACCGGTCGTGGGAACGTTTCCCCACCTCGCGCGTCTGA
- the ahcY gene encoding adenosylhomocysteinase translates to MDARLQKINSVEFAVADLSLATAGRHQMRLAEHEMPGLMAIRREFAPSQPLRGARVAGSLHMTIQTAVLIETLVALGAQVRWVSCNIFSTQDEAAAAVVVGPDGTVDQPSGTPVFAWKGETLEEYWWCTMQLFDFGDGQGPNMIVDDGGDATLLVHKGFEYEKTGSVPLPDEGDHVEYKLILQTLAASLATDDQRFTRIVGGMRGVTEETTNGVARLYRLARGGELLFPAINVNDSVTKSKFDNKYGIRHSLADGLNRATDVMLGGKLAVVCGYGDVGKGAAESLRGQGARVVVTEIDPICALQAAMEGLQVVELDDVVSSGDIFITTTGGTDIIMAEHMARMKHNAIVGNVGHFDLEIDMAGLAQTPGIERVEIKPQVHEWRFPDGHSIIVLSEGRLMNLGNATGHPSFVMSNSFTNQAMAQIELFTKPGEYAKDVYVLPKHLDEKVARLHLDALGVRLTTLSKKQAEYLSVDVAGPYKADHYRY, encoded by the coding sequence ATGGACGCAAGACTGCAAAAGATCAACAGTGTCGAATTCGCGGTGGCGGACCTGTCGCTCGCCACGGCGGGACGCCACCAGATGCGCCTGGCCGAACACGAGATGCCCGGTCTGATGGCGATCCGTCGCGAGTTCGCACCGTCCCAGCCACTGCGCGGGGCGCGCGTCGCCGGATCGCTGCACATGACGATCCAGACCGCCGTGCTCATCGAGACCCTCGTCGCGCTCGGCGCACAGGTCCGGTGGGTGTCCTGCAACATCTTCTCGACCCAGGACGAGGCCGCCGCCGCGGTCGTCGTCGGCCCCGACGGCACGGTCGACCAGCCCAGCGGTACGCCGGTGTTCGCCTGGAAGGGTGAGACCCTGGAGGAGTACTGGTGGTGCACCATGCAGCTCTTCGACTTCGGCGACGGGCAGGGCCCGAACATGATCGTCGACGACGGCGGTGACGCCACCCTGCTCGTACACAAGGGTTTCGAGTACGAGAAGACCGGCTCCGTGCCGCTTCCCGACGAGGGCGACCACGTCGAGTACAAGCTCATCCTGCAGACGTTGGCCGCGAGCCTGGCCACCGACGACCAGCGTTTCACCCGGATCGTCGGCGGGATGCGTGGCGTCACCGAGGAGACCACCAACGGCGTCGCCCGGCTCTACCGGCTGGCCCGCGGCGGCGAACTGCTCTTCCCTGCCATCAACGTCAACGACTCGGTGACCAAGTCGAAGTTCGACAACAAGTACGGCATCCGGCACTCGCTCGCCGACGGCCTCAACCGGGCCACCGACGTGATGCTCGGCGGCAAGCTCGCCGTCGTCTGCGGCTACGGCGACGTGGGCAAGGGCGCCGCCGAGTCGCTGCGCGGCCAGGGCGCCCGGGTCGTGGTCACCGAGATCGACCCGATCTGCGCCCTACAGGCGGCGATGGAGGGTCTCCAGGTCGTCGAGCTGGACGACGTGGTGTCCAGCGGGGACATCTTCATCACCACCACCGGTGGCACCGACATCATCATGGCCGAGCACATGGCCCGGATGAAGCACAACGCGATCGTCGGCAACGTCGGCCACTTCGACCTCGAAATCGACATGGCCGGCCTGGCCCAGACTCCCGGCATCGAGCGGGTGGAGATCAAGCCCCAGGTGCACGAGTGGCGCTTCCCGGACGGGCACTCGATCATCGTCCTGTCCGAGGGGCGGCTGATGAACCTCGGCAACGCCACCGGCCACCCGAGCTTCGTCATGTCGAACTCGTTCACCAACCAGGCGATGGCGCAGATCGAGCTCTTCACCAAGCCGGGCGAGTACGCCAAGGACGTCTACGTACTGCCGAAGCACCTGGACGAGAAGGTCGCCCGGCTGCACCTGGACGCGCTCGGCGTACGCCTCACCACCCTGAGCAAGAAGCAGGCCGAGTACCTCAGCGTCGACGTCGCGGGCCCGTACAAGGCGGACCACTACCGCTACTGA